A stretch of Methylogaea oryzae DNA encodes these proteins:
- a CDS encoding PilW family protein, with product MLTVTSKRHGGFTLVELLVGMVIGMTVLAAITQIMVSSNSTNLDTLRMVRFNQEMRSVMNLMTSDIRRAGFNAYAVSQVGQGTTMANPFGGLSVDDVAISTASPGPLSGGCIRYGYDDSSNAATNADGVLNGNEQYGFKLNGGAVQRHTTATACADAGWQALTDTSNLTVTALTFTLQDNLVCQGTAPNAFNGIHDQTVTITFTATSPLVTGLARTLTETVHVRNNRYQYFAAGDCAPT from the coding sequence ATGTTGACCGTGACGAGCAAACGACACGGAGGCTTTACCCTGGTGGAACTGCTGGTCGGCATGGTGATCGGCATGACCGTGCTGGCGGCGATAACCCAAATCATGGTGTCGTCCAACAGCACCAATCTCGACACGTTGCGCATGGTGCGCTTCAACCAGGAAATGCGGTCGGTGATGAACCTGATGACCTCCGACATACGCCGGGCGGGATTCAATGCCTACGCGGTATCCCAGGTCGGCCAGGGAACCACCATGGCCAATCCTTTCGGCGGGCTTTCCGTGGACGATGTCGCCATCAGCACCGCCAGCCCCGGGCCGCTCAGCGGCGGCTGCATACGCTACGGCTACGACGACTCCTCCAATGCCGCCACCAACGCCGACGGCGTACTGAACGGCAACGAGCAATACGGATTCAAGTTGAACGGCGGGGCGGTGCAACGCCATACCACGGCGACCGCATGCGCCGATGCCGGCTGGCAAGCGCTAACCGACACCTCCAACCTCACCGTCACGGCGCTGACCTTCACCCTACAGGACAACCTGGTTTGCCAGGGCACGGCGCCCAACGCGTTCAACGGCATCCACGACCAAACGGTAACGATCACCTTTACCGCAACATCACCGCTGGTAACCGGACTCGCGCGCACGCTGACCGAAACGGTGCACGTGCGCAACAACCGCTATCAGTATTTCGCCGCGGGCGACTGCGCCCCCACTTGA
- a CDS encoding GspH/FimT family pseudopilin: MKTPFRQAGFTLMEMLIAIAIVAILVSMALPSFNSMLDRQRVRGAAENLFADLQFAKTQAIKCSRSMDLIAATGSPWSYCVATNGSNCAAAATSDCATAGVWKATSGADFTHVTLNANASVTFDALRGGCAGASCGTAITFTGSSGATKSVTVSAMGRISLQ; this comes from the coding sequence ATGAAGACACCTTTCCGACAAGCCGGCTTTACGTTGATGGAGATGCTGATCGCCATCGCCATCGTCGCCATCCTCGTCTCGATGGCGCTGCCGTCCTTCAACAGCATGCTGGACCGCCAACGGGTGCGGGGCGCGGCGGAAAACCTGTTCGCCGACCTGCAATTTGCGAAAACGCAGGCCATCAAATGCTCCCGCTCCATGGATCTGATCGCCGCGACGGGCAGCCCCTGGAGCTACTGCGTCGCCACCAACGGCAGCAACTGCGCCGCCGCGGCGACCTCGGACTGCGCGACGGCCGGCGTTTGGAAAGCCACTTCCGGCGCCGACTTCACCCATGTAACCCTGAACGCCAACGCCAGCGTCACGTTCGACGCGCTGCGCGGCGGCTGCGCCGGCGCCAGCTGCGGCACGGCCATCACCTTTACCGGCAGCAGCGGCGCGACCAAATCCGTGACGGTATCCGCCATGGGCCGCATCAGCCTGCAATAA
- a CDS encoding group I truncated hemoglobin, whose product MSETLFDQLGGAAAVNAAVDIFYQKVLADGSLSPFFEGVSMQDQRDKQKAFLTVAFGGPYDYVGNDLTSSHARAVKRGLSDRHVNAVLGHLMKTLQELKVSGYLVVEIMKIAESTRNAVLGR is encoded by the coding sequence ATGTCCGAGACCTTGTTCGATCAGTTGGGCGGCGCGGCCGCGGTGAACGCCGCCGTCGACATTTTTTACCAAAAGGTGTTGGCCGACGGCAGCCTGAGCCCCTTCTTCGAGGGCGTCAGCATGCAGGATCAGCGGGATAAGCAAAAGGCCTTTCTGACGGTGGCTTTCGGCGGTCCTTACGATTACGTGGGCAACGATTTAACCAGTTCTCATGCGCGGGCCGTGAAACGGGGGTTGAGCGACCGCCATGTAAACGCCGTGCTGGGGCATTTGATGAAAACCTTGCAGGAGCTGAAGGTCTCCGGGTATTTGGTGGTCGAAATCATGAAGATCGCGGAAAGTACCCGCAATGCGGTGTTGGGGCGCTAA
- the hxlA gene encoding 3-hexulose-6-phosphate synthase: protein MAKALIQLAIDSLDVNASLGLAAAAAPYVDIFEIGTPCIKHNGVALVRELKRRFPNKLILVDLKTMDAGEYEATPFYAAGADICTVLGVSGGATIAGVIKAASKFNAEVQVDLINVPNKVACARESAQLGAQIIGVHTGLDAQAAGQTPFADLQAVARLGLPMRISVAGGIKQSTVQGVIQAGATIVVVGAAIYGAPSPAEAAREIRALVDAA from the coding sequence ATGGCAAAAGCATTAATTCAGTTGGCGATTGATTCCTTGGATGTTAATGCATCCCTTGGTCTTGCCGCCGCCGCCGCTCCTTATGTGGACATCTTCGAAATCGGTACCCCGTGCATCAAGCACAATGGCGTGGCGCTGGTTCGTGAGCTGAAAAGAAGATTCCCCAACAAGTTGATTCTGGTCGACTTGAAAACCATGGATGCCGGCGAATACGAAGCCACCCCGTTCTACGCGGCGGGCGCCGACATTTGCACCGTGCTGGGCGTTTCCGGCGGCGCAACCATCGCCGGCGTCATCAAGGCGGCCAGCAAGTTCAACGCCGAAGTCCAGGTGGACTTGATCAACGTGCCCAACAAAGTCGCTTGCGCGCGTGAATCCGCTCAGCTGGGCGCGCAGATCATCGGCGTTCACACCGGTCTCGACGCGCAGGCCGCTGGCCAGACGCCGTTCGCCGACCTGCAGGCGGTGGCTCGCCTGGGGCTGCCCATGCGCATCTCCGTCGCTGGCGGCATTAAGCAGTCCACCGTGCAGGGCGTGATCCAGGCTGGTGCGACCATCGTTGTGGTCGGCGCCGCCATCTACGGCGCGCCGTCCCCCGCCGAAGCCGCGCGCGAAATCCGCGCGCTGGTCGACGCCGCTTAA
- a CDS encoding FecR family protein, producing the protein MTDEAFEARRRALLRWLGAGFFMLGARPAAHAGALGDAPGPLPPGRSIYRIDGDVLVNGQTADEQTRIGAGDRIQTGPGSQVVFAVGQDAFILRERSELRLSGGGGLIVHGLRVVTGALLSVFGKREHEVQTQFATIGIRGTGVYVEAEAERSYVCTCYGRTQITAEGAPEQTESIVSVHHDAPRYISGEGERRIQPAPVKNHTDEELALIEALTGRTAPFSFTMPGRGSGGENY; encoded by the coding sequence ATGACCGACGAAGCTTTCGAGGCGCGCCGCCGCGCGCTGCTGCGCTGGCTGGGCGCCGGCTTTTTCATGCTCGGAGCCAGGCCGGCGGCCCACGCCGGCGCACTGGGCGATGCCCCGGGGCCGCTACCACCGGGGCGCTCCATTTACCGAATCGACGGCGATGTGTTGGTCAATGGCCAAACCGCCGACGAACAGACGCGGATCGGAGCCGGCGACCGCATCCAGACCGGACCGGGCAGCCAAGTCGTGTTCGCGGTAGGGCAGGACGCTTTCATACTGCGGGAACGTTCCGAGCTGCGACTCAGCGGCGGCGGCGGTTTGATCGTGCACGGCTTGCGGGTCGTCACCGGCGCCCTGCTGTCGGTGTTCGGCAAGCGCGAACACGAGGTGCAAACCCAATTCGCCACCATCGGCATTCGCGGCACCGGGGTATACGTGGAAGCGGAAGCCGAGCGCAGCTACGTTTGCACCTGTTACGGCCGTACGCAAATCACCGCCGAAGGCGCGCCGGAACAAACCGAAAGCATCGTGTCGGTTCATCACGACGCCCCTCGCTACATCAGCGGCGAAGGCGAACGGCGCATCCAGCCGGCGCCGGTTAAAAACCACACGGACGAGGAACTGGCCTTGATCGAAGCCTTGACGGGACGAACGGCGCCTTTCTCCTTCACCATGCCGGGAAGAGGGAGCGGCGGAGAAAACTACTGA
- a CDS encoding DUF4124 domain-containing protein — protein MNKRTAILAALLLSATASASDVYRCQRDGKAVYTESPKNGDKCSLLELQNTEPSAEELARQQEARQQQEAQRQSEAQKELEERKVRAEEDAARAAERQARAAEAQARYQREMLEAQEREEGDGAYYYYPRAIYYSPALQQRQTRTTESGNVDVRIGIGHSAPALGNAPRNTGNATPSITPGPSR, from the coding sequence ATGAACAAGCGGACGGCAATTTTGGCGGCGCTGCTGCTCAGCGCAACGGCAAGCGCCAGCGATGTCTATCGGTGCCAAAGGGACGGCAAGGCCGTCTATACCGAATCCCCGAAAAACGGCGACAAGTGCAGCTTGCTGGAACTGCAAAACACCGAGCCCAGCGCCGAGGAGCTGGCGCGGCAGCAAGAGGCGCGCCAGCAGCAGGAGGCCCAGCGGCAAAGCGAAGCGCAAAAGGAACTGGAAGAGCGCAAAGTGCGCGCGGAGGAAGACGCCGCCCGCGCGGCGGAGCGCCAAGCCCGCGCCGCCGAAGCGCAAGCCCGCTACCAGCGGGAGATGCTGGAAGCCCAGGAACGGGAGGAAGGCGACGGCGCCTATTATTACTACCCCCGAGCGATCTACTATTCCCCAGCGCTGCAACAGCGGCAAACCCGGACGACAGAGTCGGGCAACGTCGACGTCCGTATCGGCATCGGCCATAGCGCCCCGGCCCTCGGCAACGCGCCGCGAAACACCGGCAACGCCACCCCCAGCATCACGCCGGGGCCGTCGCGGTAA
- a CDS encoding DUF423 domain-containing protein encodes MSRLFLTACAVSGFLATLMGAVGAHLWRGRMDEHMAAVFQTAVQYHFWHTLVLGMIALLARQYADSRWLRWSGIAMVAGMALFSGSLYWLAAGGEPLYAKLAPLGGMSLMVAWLLLAAFAATAI; translated from the coding sequence ATGTCCCGACTTTTTTTGACCGCCTGCGCCGTCAGCGGCTTTCTGGCCACGCTGATGGGAGCGGTGGGCGCCCACCTGTGGCGCGGCCGCATGGACGAGCATATGGCGGCGGTGTTCCAAACCGCCGTGCAGTACCATTTCTGGCACACCCTGGTGCTGGGGATGATCGCGTTGCTGGCCCGCCAATACGCCGACTCCCGCTGGCTGCGCTGGAGCGGCATTGCCATGGTGGCCGGCATGGCGCTGTTCAGCGGCAGTTTATACTGGCTGGCGGCCGGCGGTGAGCCGTTATACGCCAAGCTGGCTCCGCTGGGCGGCATGTCGCTGATGGTCGCTTGGCTGCTGCTGGCCGCTTTTGCCGCAACGGCGATCTGA